A genomic region of Tamandua tetradactyla isolate mTamTet1 chromosome 2, mTamTet1.pri, whole genome shotgun sequence contains the following coding sequences:
- the LOC143659292 gene encoding olfactory receptor 13C3-like codes for MVSTNQTFVGEFILLGLSGHPKLEITFFALILIMYLVILTGNGVLIIASIFDARLHTPMYFFLGNLSFLDICYTSSSVPSTLVSLISKKRNISFSGCAVQMFLGFAMGSTECLLLGMMAFDRYVAICNPLRYPIIMSRMVYVLMASISWLSGGINSIVQTVLAMQLPFCGNNIIHHFLCEILAVLKLACADTSLNVTTMLVSNVVFLVLPLLVIFFSYAFILYTILRMKSAAGRRKAFSTCSSHLTVVIIFYGTIFFMYAKPKSQDVLGKSKMQASEGLISVFYGVVTPMLNPIIYSLRNKDVKGAVKYVLSIKPVSQ; via the coding sequence ATGGTGAGTACTAACCAGACATTTGTAGGAGAATTCATTCTTCTGGGTCTTTCTGGCCATCCAAAACTTGAGATCACATTCTTTGCTCTAATTCTTATAATGTATCTAGTGATTCTTACTGGCAATGGGGTTCTCATCATAGCAAGCATCTTTGACGCTCgtcttcacacccccatgtacttcttcctgggAAACCTCTCTTTCCTGGATATCTGCTATACATCCTCCTCTGTTCCCTCGACACTGGTGAGCTTAatctcaaagaaaagaaacatttccttCTCTGGATGTGCAGTGCAGATGTTCCTCGGATTTGCCATGGGGTCAACAGAGTGTTTGCTCCTTGGCATGATGGCTtttgaccgctatgtggccatctgcaaccCTCTGAGGTACCCCATCATCATGAGTAGGATGGTGTATGTGCTGATGGCTTCCATATCGTGGTTGTCTGGTGGAATCAACTCAATTGTGCAAACAGTTCTTGCTATGCAGTTGCCTTTCTGTGGAAATAAcattattcatcatttcttatgtGAAATCTTAGCTGTCCTCAAGTTGGCTTGTGCTGATACATCCCTCAATGTTACCACCATGCTGGTGTCCAATGTGGTCTTCCTGGTTCTTCCACTGCTGGTCATCTTCTTCTCCTACGCGTTCATCCTCTACACCATCTTGAGAATGAAATCAGCCGCAGGGAGACGCAAGGCCTTTTCCACCTGCTCCTCACACCTGACTGTGGTGATCATATTTTATGGTAccattttctttatgtatgcaaaACCCAAATCTCAAGACGTGCTTGGAAAAAGCAAGATGCAAGCTTCAGAGGGGCTTATTTCTGTGTTTTATGGAGTAGTGACCCCTATGCTAAATCCTATAATCTATAGTTTGAGAAATAAGGATGTAAAAGGTGCTGTGAAATATGTGCTGAGTATTAAACCTGTTAGCcaataa